The Manihot esculenta cultivar AM560-2 chromosome 11, M.esculenta_v8, whole genome shotgun sequence genome includes a region encoding these proteins:
- the LOC110604242 gene encoding uncharacterized protein LOC110604242 has translation MEDVINRGDLHINVVRQSSLRGGNMKSTLSGRSTPKNSPTLRKLHSSRTPRREGRSIGGGVQWFRSNRLVYWLLLITLWAYLGFYVQSRWAHGDNKEEFLGFGGKTRNGVSETEQNARRDLLANDSSMAVNNRTNKIQIEDGKRIGVVLAKKGNKISSDQNKVSTSRKRSKRTGRRSRSKARGKQKAIVEVGSNDIGVQEPDIPQKNTSYGFLVGPFGSTEDRVLEWSPEKRTGTCDRKGDFARLVWSRKFVLIFHELSMTGAPLSMMELATEFLSCGATVSAVVLSKKGGLMPELARRKIKVLEDRADLSFKTAMKADLVIAGSAVCASWIDQYIAHFPAGGSQIAWWIMENRREYFDRSKIVLNRVKMLVFLSEFQTKQWLSWCDEENIKLRSPPAIVQLSINDELAFVAGIPCSLNTPSSSPEKMLEKRRLLRDSVRKEMGLTDNDVLVMSLSSINPGKGQLLLLESVQLLIEQEPLRKTRTSVRMTGERSTLAAKHHLRALLQESRDADESSTSRSSKSSIGLNEPKKKGSQLSRLFNKRRKRSKVLSKLEEAQEQHLKLLIGSVGSKSNKVLYVKEMLRYMSERSNLSKSVIWTPATTRVAALYSAADVYVINSQGLGETFGRVTIEAMAFGLPVLGTDAGGTKEIVEQNVTGLVHPVGRPGTHILAQNLKYLLKNPSVRQQMGMKGRKKVERMYLKQHLYKKFVEVLYKCMRVK, from the exons ATGGAGGACGTAATAAACAGAGGGGATTTGCATATTAATGTTGTTAGGCAATCATCATTAAGGGGTGGCAACATGAAGTCCACATTGTCAGGGAGATCAACACCTAAAAACTCTCCTACGCTTCGAAAGTTGCATTCCAGCCGAACTCCACGAAGAGAAGGTAGAAGCATTGGAGGTGGTGTACAATGGTTTCGAAGCAATCGTTTAGTTTACTGGTTACTTCTGATTACTTTGTGGGCTTACCTTGGGTTTTATGTACAATCAAGGTGGGCTCATGGTGATAACAAGGAGGAATTTCTGGGGTTTGGAGGTAAAACTAGAAATGGGGTTTCAGAAACTGAACAGAATGCACGACGAGATTTGCTTGCCAATGATAGTTCTATGGCTGTAAATAACAGGACCAATAAAATTCAGATAGAAGACGGTAAAAGGATAGGTGTCGTTTTGGCCAAAAAGGGGAACAAAATTTCTTCTGATCAGAACAAAGTTTCTACTTCAAGGAAGAGGAGTAAGAGGACAGGGCGCAGGTCGCGCAGTAAAGCACGTGGCAAACAAAAGGCAATAGTAGAGGTTGGAAGCAATGATATAGGGGTACAGGAACCAGACATTCCTCAGAAGAATACTTCTTATGGTTTTCTTGTTGGCCCATTTGGGTCAACTGAGGATAGAGTTTTGGAATGGAGTCCTGAGAAGCGAACAGGAACCTGTGACAGGAAGGGGGACTTTGCACGTCTAGTATGGTCTAGGAAATTTGTATTGATATTCCATGAGCTCTCAATGACTGGGGCTCCACTTTCAATGATGGAGTTGGCAACAGAGTTTTTGAGCTGTGGAGCCACAGTTTCTGCTGTTGTTCTTAGCAAAAAGGGTGGTTTGATGCCAGAGCTTGCCAGGAGAAAGATCAAAGTTCTTGAGGATAGAGCTGACCTTAGCTTCAAAACTGCCATGAAGGCAGATCTTGTGATTGCAGGATCTGCAGTCTGTGCATCATGGATAG ATCAATATATTGCTCATTTCCCAGCTGGTGGAAGTCAAATTGCTTGGTGGATTATGGAAAATCGACGAGAGTACTTTGATAGGTCAAAAATTGTCCTCAATCGAGTGAAGATGTTGGTTTTCCTTTCTGAATTTCAGACCAAACAATGGCTGTCTTGGTGCGATGAAGAAAATATTAAGTTGAGATCTCCACCTGCAATAGTTCAACTTTCTATTAATGATGAACTAGCTTTTGTAGCTGGTATTCCGTGTTCACTAAACACTCCATCTTCTAGCCCTGAGAAGATGCTGGAGAAAAGGAGGTTGCTACGAGATTCTGTTAGAAAAGAGATGGGATTGACAGATAATGATGTGCTTGTCATGTCTCTCAGCAGTATAAACCCTGGGAAAGGTCAACTCTTACTACTTGAATCAGTGCAGTTGTTGATTGAGCAAGAACCTTTGCGAAAAACAAGAACGTCAGTGCGTATGACTGGAGAACGATCTACCTTAGCTGCAAAACATCACTTAAGAGCCCTGTTACAGGAGTCAAGAGATGCTGATGAATCTTCAACTAGCCGCTCCAGCAAGTCCTCTATCGGGTTGAATGAACCTAAGAAGAAAGGGTCGCAGCTATCTCGTCTCTTTAACAAAAGACGGAAAAGAAGCAAGGTTTTGTCTAAGCTTGAAGAAGCTCAAGAACAGCATCTTAAACTTCTTATTGGTTCTGTTGGATCTAAGAGTAATAAGGTGCTTTATGTTAAAGAAATGCTGAGATACATGTCTGAGCGTTCAAACTTGTCAAAGTCGGTGATTTGGACTCCAGCCACTACACGTGTTGCTGCACTTTACTCTGCAGCGGATGTTTACGTTATAAACTCCCAG GGGCTTGGAGAAACTTTTGGGAGAGTTACCATTGAAGCAATGGCATTTGGTCTTCCG GTGCTTGGAACAGATGCTGGAGGCACAAAAGAAATCGTTGAGCAAAATGTAACAGGACTTGTTCACCCTGTTGGGCGTCCAGGAACTCACATTCTTGCTCAAAATCTGAAATATTTGCTAAAAAATCCATCTGTGAGACAGCAAATGGGGATGAAGGGAAGGAAAAAGGTAGAGAGAATGTATTTGAAGCAGCACTTGTACAAGAAATTTGTAGAGGTTCTGTATAAGTGCATGAGAGTCAAATAA